ATATCGGGCTTAAACATCTTGGTGATTCCGGACATTCGGATATCCAAACTATCGCCTCCTCATCGTCCACGCTTCAACGGCGGCCCCCACTATCTGCTGATATGTCAAACCGTAGTACTCTAAAAGATCTCTCGGCGAACCGCTCTGCCCCGGCCTGCCCTCGATAGATACAAATCGGCAGGGGACAGGATAGTTTTTGCAGAGCATAGAGGCCACCGCCTCCCCCAATCCTCCTCTGGAGCTGTGCTCCTCCGCCACCACACAACAGCCCGTTCGGTGAACCGAATCAAGAATGGCCCGCTCGGGCAGAGGGGACAGAGAACGGCAGTCCAGCACCTCGGCGGTGATATCCTGCTGTGCCAAAATGGAGGCCGCTCTGAGAGCCTCGTGAACCATAATACCACAGGCACAGAGGGTGACGCCGTCGCCGGTTCTGAGGGAAAAAGCACCGGTAACCTCCGCCTGAAGGGACTGACCGTCGTAGACATCGGGCATATCGGTTGCTGAAAGCCTCACATAGGCGGGGCCATCGGATTTATAGGCTTCCTTTAGGATAGGGCCGCAGGACAGGCCGTCGCAGGGAACCCACACCGACATCCCAGGAAGGGACCTCATCAAGGATAGATCCTCAAGTATCTGGGACACCGCCCCGTCCTCGCCGGCGGAGACCCCGCCGTAAAAGGTCACCACCTTAACAGGTAGCCCTGGAAGGGCTACGGCGGTCCTGAGGGCATCGTAAGCCCTGCCCACAAGCCTGGAGGCGGTGGAAAAAACCCAGGGCTTCTTTCCCGCCGAGGCCATACCTGCGGCGGTGGAGACGAGGTCAAGCTCCGCCATGCCCAGGTTAAAGCATCTATCGGGAAAGACCTTCTCAAAACCGGAAAGCCAGGGGGAAACTCCGTCGGCCTTCAGGACCACCATGTTATCGTCCTCTTCCGCTAAATCGACCAAAGATCGGCAAAGAACGTCTTTTATCGTATCAGCCATTTAACTCACCTGCGTCGTCCAGTTCCTCAAGGGCCCTCTCCGCCTCTATTCGAGACATAGAGAGATCCCTCTCCTGATGGTCCTCGAAAAAGGAGATGCCCTTTCCCCTTTTAGTCTTAGCTATTACCACCGAGGGAACGTCACCGTCGCCACAGGAGGAAAAGGCCTGGGCCATGCTGTTGAAATCGTGGCCGTCACAGCGGGAGACCCTCCAGCCGAAGGAACTGAATTTATCCCCTAGTGGCTCTACCGCCTTCACCGAAGAAACAGGACCGGCCATCTGATCGCCGTTTTGATCCACAACCAGGACCACCGACCCCAGCTTTCGATGGGATGAGGTCATAGCCGACTCCCATAGAGCCCCTTCCTGAAGCTCTCCGTCCCCTATGACGCAAAACACCCTCCCGTTAAGTCCGTCCATACGGTGGGCCATGGCTATCCCGTTGGCGATACCTAGTGCCAGACCGGGAGAGCCTGCGGAAGCGTCGACCCCTGGGGTCCGAGCCCCGTCGGGCCTGCCCTGTAGCAGAGCCCCGAGCCTCCTGAAGTTCCATAAAGCCTCTCGGTCAAAAAAACCTCTGTGGGCCAACACGGCGTAGAGGGCGGGGCAACCGTGGCCCTTTCCCATAACCAGCCTGTCCCTGTCCGGCCCGGAGGGGTTTGCCGATATCTCCCTCTCGTAAAGGTAAACCAGGATATCCAGCACCGAAAGGGCGGAGGCCACGTAGCCCGATCGGGCGTTTCCGACCATTCTCACCACGTCTTTTCTCACCGATAAAGCGATATCGTCCAGATTCAAGGCTTAATCACATCCTTCCAGCAGGACCGGAAGACCTTCCCGGACCTCTCCTTACAGTCCTCCAGCCAGCTAAAATCGGGGCCAGAGGGCTCTATTGTCCCTCCATCCCCTAGCACACCGTAGCCTACGGAAGAGGCGTAGTCCCTCACCTTAGGATCGTAGGGGACCGCCACACCGGGAATGGCGGAAAGGGAGGAAAGCACGTTAAAATGGAGCCTCATGCCTACGGAAAAACCGCCGGAACGCCACACAGGGTGGTTAGCCCCGTCGGGCAGGACTATGTCCTCAAGATCCAATATGCCCTTTTGCTTAAACCCCTCCATTAGAGCCCTATCCTCAGGGGCCATAGCCACCCCTACCGCCGTTAAAGACCGAGAGGACAGGTACTCCCCTATGGCCCTGGCAGCCTCGATCTCAAGACGACCGTCCCAGGGCCTGAGGTTAACTAAAACCCGATCGCCGTCGGCTCTCTCCATGGAGAGAGCGGTGACAGGATCGGGACACATCACCGCCTTTAGGCCCATACGGTTCGCCAGAGCCATAGAGGACCTGTCCCTAAGGACCAAGGACCTAACCCCTTTTAAAGCCAACCTCGCCATGGACCGGCCTGCCAAAGACGAAAGGGGGCCCAGAGAGTTTCCGTAAACCCAGGTGGCACAGCCCGCCATACGGGCCAAGGCCATAACGCCGGAATAATAGGACACCGATCTGACGCTGGTGCTGTCCTGAAACAGGCCCCCTCCGCCTAGGACGAGGCTTTGGGAAGATCTACAGAGCTCCCATATATCCTTCGGAGACCACCTGCTTACCGACCTGACACCATAGGTCCTGGAGGTATGATCGGGGTCACCGGAGAGAACGGCGAGACGGTCCCTTTCCACCCCCACCGAGGCAAAGAGATCGATCATGCCCTGCAAAAGTAGCTCGTCACCTAAGTTTTTCATACCGTAAAATCCGCACAAAACCGCGGAAAAATGGCTCATTTCACCGACACCGACAGCTTTCTCCAAAGAGGCATGGCCAGGAAAAACAGCAGGAGGACCGCTAAAAGCCCTATCGTGATACCTATCCACCAGCCGTTAAAGACCCGCCAAAGGGTTATAGGAAGCCTGGTATGGAAGTGGCAGAAAGTATTCACCACCGAGGCGAAGCCCACCACCGCACCGAGACGAAAGACCTCTCTATACCGAGGAATCCAATCTTTTCTCCTTATAGCACACCACAGAACCAGACAGGGATAGCCTAAAAAGGCCTCTTTCGTCCTAGGTCTGGCGACCAGCCAGGCCTCCAGAGTGTCTCTCATCTGGATCTCCCAGGCTGGGACGGAACTGACGTTGCCGCTTCTGTAGACCATAAGCCCGGCGGCCATAACCAGTAAGCCCGCCAGAAAAAGCTCTCCCCATATTGGGGGACGCCCTAGCAGTTCCCCTAAAGACTCGGGATACTCCCGCCTCCTCATATCGTGAAGCAACACCAGGACCAAAGGCAAAAAGAGGGTCAGCTTTACGCCGGAAAAGGTCTTGAGCCTCATCATATAAAGGGGAGAGCCATAGAAGGAGGCTATCGCCAGACCTCCTACGAGGGCCACTATAAGCCCTACAACGACCGCTCTGCCGGGCTTTCGCCAGTTATCCAGTGAGACCAAAGAAGCCTCGGTAACCACGAAAGCGGCCACCATCGCCCCTCCCAGACGGGAAACGAAGGAAAACTGCATGAGGGCGACGGCTAGACCGACCACCGCCAGGACAAAGGACAAAATCAACTTGATGGAGACAGGACCGTCTGTTCCGGCAAACCGTCGGCCGACAGCCCATACGCAGGCCAAGCCCACAAGTGCCAGGGCCACCGCCCCTGTAGGAGACCAGCCCCAGTCGACCATCGGGGCAGGCCACCGGTCGTCTATGCCTCTTTTAGCGAGGATCTCCCTGAGCTCCTTGACGTCCGTCCCATATCGGTCGAGAACCTGGTTGCCTCCCCCTAGAGGATCGACCCGAAAAAGCAACACCGACACCGACCTCTCCACCGCCGCTCTGACCATACGATCGACGATAGTCTTACGGTCCAGCCTCCGGGAGGAAATCTCCTCGTCGGTGACGCTGTGAACAGAGAGGACCCTGGGCCATACGGACCACTGGAGAGGCTTATCGCCTATCTGTCTGGAAAACTCGACCTGGGCTACGAAAAGATTTCGTTCCTTTACGACCTCCACCAGACCGGAAATATCGGGATAGCCTGCGACCATCTCGCCGGATGGGGCTAGGCCGATAACGTTGTTGTACCGCTCGCATATCAGTCGCACAGTGTCGATCACCGTTTTAGAGGGCTCCATACCTCTAGGAGCTGGCCTGTATATAACCGGAAGAGAGAGCTCTGAAGCCATATCAAGCCCTGCGAAGTCGGGTAAAACCCCTTTTAACGCCAGCTGTTCTCTGGTCTGAGGTATGACAAAAATACGGTGACCTTGTGCAACTACCGCTCGGCCTTTGGGAAAACGGAGCCCTAAAAACAAGCTCCATCTCTCAGCCATAGAGAAGTTCGACGGGAAAGACAGGGCGGTGCCGGTGAGATCCGCAGATAAGGCGGATCTCAGGGATCCGGGAAGATCCTCAAGGGGACCGTACCACAGGGGCAGTACGCCGTTATCCAGTTCCTGGCCGGTCACCTCACCGACTATCATCCCCCTTACTCCCTGGTCCATAAGGGACCGAAGGGCCACAGAAGAGGTCACCTCGCCCTGAGAGGCAAGGGCTGGAATCTGCTTCCAGTCGACGACTATAACCGACGACTTACGGGCGACCTCCGATTTCCACCTGACAGCCAACCCAGGTAAGCTGAGGGCAAGGCTGAGCAAAAGGGAGAGGGCAAAAAAACGCTTCCAAGAAAAGACCATCATAAATCGACCCCCCACTGAGACTCAAGGGAGCAGCCGAAAGACCCCACCATAATCGAAAGCCTGTGGAGAGGGAGCCCTACGACGTTAAAATAGTCTCCCTCTATTCGGCTGACTAGGAGGGCCCCTAAGCCCTGAATGCCGTAGGCACCCGCCTTATCCATGCCCTCCCTGGTCTCCACGTAAGCCCTTATTCGATCGTCGTCGAGATCCCGGAAGAATACGGAGGTTATTTCCACATCGGAGACCACTCTATTTCCCTGAGCGACGGCGACTCCGGTCATGACCAGATGGCTCCTACCGGCCAAAGACTTAACCATCTCAAAAGCCTCATCTTTGGACGAAGGCTTGCCTAGAATCGCCCCATCCAGGACGACCACCGTATCCGCAGCGATAACCATATCCTCAGGGGAGGAGTGGACGGAGCGCGCCTTCTCCGTCGCCAGCCTAACCACCGCATCCTGAGGGGATTCGGAGGGAACTATTACCTCCTCGATCGATGAAACCCTAACGGAAAAAGGCCAGCCGAGGAGGGAGAGAAGTTCTCTCCTCCTGGGGCTGGCGGAAGCAAGAATAACCGAACGCAAATCGCTTACCTCCCGATAAACATGGCAACAAGGCCGACGGCCACACAGTAGAGGGCAAATCCTCTCCATCTGCCCAACGTCACAACCTTGTGAAGCACCTTGAGGGCGAAGTACCCCGAGACCCCAGATACAACCATTCCAACCAGCCAGCCAGAGGGCATAGCCGCCGAAGAAACTTCCTTCAGCTCCAGAATAGTAGCCCCTAATACCGCAGGAAGGGACATCAGGAACGAAAGCCTGAAAGCCTCATGAGGTGACAGGCCGGAAATCATTCCTGCCACTATGGTAGACCCTGACCGGGATATCCCGGGGATAACCGCCAAACCCTGGGCCAGGCCCATAGGAAGGGAGTTAAACATCCGAACCACCCCGGTCCTAGGGGCCATCGAAGAAGCCAGGCAGAGAATCCCACCGGTGGTCAGCAAAGCAACTCCAACCGCAAAAACGGAGGTAGAGAGCCTCTCCACCAGGGGCTTCAGAGGTAGAGCTAAGACGACGGTGATAGCCGTACCGGCTATCATAGCCCATCCGATAGTCCAGCCGGGAGTCTTTCTGCTATCCGGCCTGACCAGGCCGGAAAACCACTGACCTCCCAGGTTAACCAGATCCTCCCGGAAATAGACCATAGTGGCTATCATCGTGGCAAAGTGAAGGGCGATATCGAAAGTAAGCATAGGCTCGGAGAAACCGAAAAAAGCCTGAGCCAGGGCTAGGTGGGCGGAACTGCTGACCGGCAGAAACTCGGTCAACCCCTGCAAAAGGCCTAAAATAACCGAGTGGATCATCTATCCATCACCGTTATCATCGGAATCACCTTAGGGCTCGATCCGGTATATTTTCTAAGAAGCTCCCTGCAACGGGAGACCACCTTGTTCTCTACCACCTCCAGATCGACTCCCTTCATGGTAGAGGCCTTTTTCACCGTGTGTCTGACCGCATCGACGAACTCCCGTCTCATATTCTCCGCATCGCTTAGGTGCATAAAACCACAGCTTTCGAATGTAGGATCGGAGAGAAGTTTAAATCGCTTATCCATAGTCAGAGAGACCACCATGACGCCCTCCTCGGCCAACACCTTTCTCTCCCTCATAACGCTGCTCTCCAGCTCACCGAAAGCCAAACCATCCACCAAAACAGCTCCAGCCTGGACCTTGCTCTTGGCGTGAGCCCCTTTGTCGGTGATGGTCAGCACGTCACCGTTATCCATAACGAAAGTGTTCCTGCTCGGGACCCCTACTTGGGAGGCCAGCTGAGCGTGACGGACCTGCATTCGATACTCCCCGTGGACCGGAACGAAGTACGTCGGCCGAACCATAGAGAGCATGATCTTGAGCTCATCCCTCGACGCATGGCCTGAGACGTGGGTTCCGGAGTTCTTCTCGTAGATAACCTCGCACTTACAGCGGAAAAGCCTGTTCACCGTATTGCTCACCATCTTTTCGTTCCCCGGTATAGGGGTGGCGAAGACGGCAACCACGTCCTTAGGGCCAAGCTTGACCCTGTGGTGCTCTCCTTTGCTCATAAGGACAAGGCCGGAGAAGGTCTCCCCTTGGCTTCCGGTGGTCACCAGGACTATACGATTAGGGGGATACTTGTCTATCTCCTGAAGGGGAACCATCATATCGTCCTCGACCTTCAGGTATCCCAGTCGCCTGGCCAGATCGACGTTGTTGAGCATGCTTCTCCCGGCGAAAACGACCTTACGGTTGAACCGCCCTGCGGCGTCCACAACCTGCTGTATCCGGTGAAGGTTGCTGGAAAAGGAGGATATAACCATTCTCTTTGTCCGATGCTCCCTAAAAAGCCTCTCTAAAGTGACGGAAATAGTGCTCTCCGACTGGGTAAACCCCTCTTTCTCCACGTTAGTGGAGTCGGACATCATAAGCAAAACGCCCTTTTTCCCGAGCTCTGCAAAGGCGTTGTAATCGGTTACTCTGCCGTCTACGGGGGTAGGATCAAGCTTAAAGTCTCCTGTATGGACCACCGTGCCAAGAGGGGTCTCCACCGCCAGGGCTACCCCATCGGGGATCGAGTGACACACCGCGATGAAGGACACGGAAAAACAGCCCGCCTTGACCGTATCTCCCGCCTTTATCTCCATAAACTTAGGTTTGTAGTCCGGCCGGGCCTCAGAGAGCCTATGGCTGGCCATGCCCAACGTCAGCTTTGTCCCGTAGAGGGGAACATCGAGTCCTGGAAGGATAAACGGCAGGGCTCCAACGTGATCCTCGTGACCATGGGTCAGGAAAATACCTCTGATACGTCCCTTGTTGGCCTCCAGGTAGGAGGTATCGGGAATGACGAAATCGATTCCCAGCATCTCGTCATCGGGAAACATCAGACCGCAGTCTATTATCATAATATCGTCTCCAAATTCCAGGAGATACATATTCTTCCCTATCTCACCAAGACCGCCTAGAGGGATAAAACGTAAGGTGCCCTCTTTAGGTCTGGAAGCAGGTGCCGTCTTTTTACGTCTTCTGTTTCTGCTCTTCGGCTTGTTGGCCGGAGAGACGCTGTTCTCTTGGTTTGTGCTATTCACGTCTATTTATTCCTCCATAAGTTCAAAAAAGTATCTAAGTTTTTCACCATAGCCGCAATCAGGGCGGATCGGATTGTGCCCGCCCCAGGTATCTGATAAAATTGCTGTTCAACGAACACAGTAACCAGGGAGGTTTCAGTCTTGAGCGATAAAGCAACCGTTAACGACGGAATCGATATGACAAAAGAAGGATACGATCGGCTCTATGAGGAGCTGAAATACCTCAGGAGCGAAGCTCGCTACGCCGTCGCCCAGAGGATTGAGGAGGCCCGATCCTTCGGAGACCTCAGCGAAAACGCAGAATACGCCGCCGCCAAGGACGAGCAGGCGAAGATGGAGAGCCGAATCCAGAGGCTGGAGAACCAGCTCAGCAAGGCAAGAATAATAGACTCCTCCACCTTGGACGGCAGCCACGTAGCCCTTGGAACCGCCGTAACCATAGAGGACAGCACCCTCAAGAAGAAATTCGTCTACTCCCTTGTAGGGTCGGAAGAGGCGGATCCAAAGAAAAACAGGATATCCTCCGCCAGTCCCGTCGGTCAGGCCCTTATGGGCAAAAAGATAGGCGACGAGATCCAGGTTAAAGTCCCTAACGGCATGAGAAAGCTGCAAATACTGGACATACAGGTGGTCTAGCCAAAGAGGACCTGCCCTTAAGGGCAGGTCCTCTCCCTTTTACCTTCCTGGAAGACCTTCAGGCTCTCTGAAAGGATCCTCCAGCTCGTTATCCCCGAACTTGACCACGTTATCGGGAAAGGCAGTCAGGTTAAAGCTCAGGGACGCCCAGTTATCCCCTTCGTACCTATCGTCTCTGTAGGTCAAAACCCAGCTATAACAGCAATTTTTACGATAAGTCAGCTGATAGGCCATTTCGTCTAAGGTGCTTTTTTTCAGCGAATAGGCCCCTCTCAGCTCCAGACGGAAGCTATCGGACAGGGAAAAGCCGAACTTCTGGTAGATAAGCTCTTCGTCGTCGTAGTCGTCCCATGCGTCGGACTTATCGGTCTTTGTCAGGACGAAAGGGGACCTACCGCTTACCCATCGCCGAACGTAGGCGGTTCCCGCCTCAAATCCCGACGGAGAGCGGTACACCGCCCCTACAGTAGCGTCGGTGACCTTCTGGCGATCCTCTCCTGCGGAGACATCGTACCGGAAATCGGTATAGGAGAGCCGCCAGAAAGGCTCCCAGGTGGAGACGGGAGAATCTATCTTGCCGTAAATCTCCCCTCCTAGCCCCATCCTCTCTATTTCCGGCAATCCCTTGCCGGTCTCCTCGTAACGGCCCCAAAGGGCCTTAAACCGAAAATACTCCCTAGGACTGCCTTGGGAGATCTGCCACCAGGGAGAGGAAAGCTCCATCTCAGGCATCCTCCATAAGGTCGTCTTGTAGGATGTCCCAGCCCTCAATTCCTCCTTAAGGGCCTCCCTCTGGGTCCATCGGCCGTTAAAGGTCCACCCTTCGTTCTCGGCCACAAAGCCCCAGGAGGGCCTGTAGCTCTTCTCGTCGGAGGAGGACTCGTATTCCCAGACCGTCTCGCCGTAAATCCTTAGCCATGGACGGAGCTCCTGCTCCACCCTGGCACCCCACTCGAGGCCCTTTCTGGACCACCCCATAACGGTGATATCCAGAGTTCCTTTCTCCCACATAAAGGGACCGGAAAGCCCTAGGCCCGCCCCTTTGTCGGAGTCATAACCGACTTTAGGCATAAAAGAGGCACCAGAATCCCTTCTGTGGGCCTGGAGGTCCACAGGGTAATCGAAGGGATAGGTAAACAGCAGATGGTCACCTATGTAGACCTGAGGGGACTGGACCACTACCCTCTGGTCGGGTATCAGGACCAACCTTTTAGCTCTGAGCCTATAGTGGGGATGAGGCTGAGGGCAGGTGGTAACCGTGACCCCCTCCCACCGCCCTATGGTGGTATCCTCGGAGACCTTCCCCGTCTTTTTAGGCAGCCATCCCTTCGCCCTGGCGGAGGCCACCGTAGCCACCTCCACCCGGTCGCCTTTCAGATAGACCAAGCTCTCCGACTCCTCGATAGGCAGGGCGACGTCGGTCTCGTAGAGGACTCCCTCGTTTGAGGATATATCAAACTCCGCAGAACGGCCCTTTAAGACTTTCCCGCCGGAGATGATGGTAACCCCCTTAGACCCTGGAGAGGAGGCCCTGACCTTGTTGGTGTTGGTGTCCATCTCCAGTGTATCGGCGTACATCCTTATACCCTGATACCGGAGGGACGCGCCCCCTTCGGCTATAGCCACACCTCGGGACTCGTCGAAGACCAGCTCCTCGGCGTCCAGAGTGGCCATACTATCGTCGGACGCCCAAAGAGGGGTCCCCGCTAAAAAAACGAAAAGGGCTATCGCCAATCCGACTACTCTACGTTCCACCACTCCATAACCCCTTCCTCCAGAAAAACCCTGCCGGAAGGATGAGCCTCTCCTCTCCGACCGCTAAGGCTGTATCTATCCCCGGAGACCTCCAGGCCATCGGGAAACATCCAGACATCCGACGAAGCACCTCCCCAGGAAATCCGGGGTGCCCTCCATAAAAAACGCTCTTCCCTCTCTTGAAAGGTTCCGTTACCATCCTGAAGGTGTAGCCTATCGCCTTCCTCCAGATACTCCCCTGTAGGGGATCGCAAGGTCCACACCGAACCGTCGGGGCCTTTTCTCCTGCCCTCGATGCCATGGAGGTCGCTGACGCCGAGAGTCCTCCTGACGGAGTCGACCTCGAAGAGCCATAGGTCCCCGGATAGACCTCTCCTCAACGTAACCTGATCCATCTCGACCACCATAGGTAGAGGATCGTCGTCTGAGAAATCGTCGAGGTTCAGATCACCGATAAAGACCCACAGGAGCCCTCCAGCTACCAAAAGAGAACCCAGGATCCTCCAAGGCCTACCAGACAACGAAACTTCGCCCTTCCTCTCGAACGACCGACAGGACCTCGCTCTGAAGGACCCTTATGAGGACCAGTTTCTGGGCCACCGAAACCCTGACCCTTCCGTCGTCTAACCATCGGAGTTTATACCCATCGGAAAGACACCAACGGAGAGGGGATTTGTTAGCCCTATCGGAAAAAGCCGCAAGACCCTCGGACCTGGCTGAAGGGGCTATCATGTCGAACATAGCCTCGGTCTGCCCTTTGGACCACAGACCTAAAAACTCCTCCACCACCGCCTCTTTGGACAAAACCAAAGAGCTATCGTCGGTCTCTAGCTCGTCTTCTTTTAGGATATCGTCGAGCTGCCTCGATATATCCCCTGAGATATTCTCGAAGGGATTTTCCTCCACTATAGGTTCAGGTGGAGTCAGGACAGGCCCGGGACCGAGCCAAGCAGGAGGCTCGGTATCCGACGGAGGGGGAAGGGGCTCGGGCTCCGGTTCTTTTGGCTCAGGCTCCTTTTTGGGCACCGATATCTTCCCACCTTTGGATGAAAGGGCTGTGTCGGTCTTCACAGGGGGCAGCTCGACGATCCGGCTAACCACCTCCGTAGGAGTCTGAGCCACTGTATCGGAGATAACCGCCTTATCGAAGGCGAAAAGTTGCTCGGGGTAAACCCCTAACCCCTTGAATATGAGGGAAAAGTCCCCCTGCTGTTTAGGGAAAAAGACCAATCCCTGTACGACCCCCGAAATAGGCTGATCCATCTTCTCCTCGTAAGAAAGAGGGGCTACTCTGTTAGCTCCGTCGGTAGTTAAAGACAGATAATCGCCCAGCGGAGAGAGAGAGAGAGGCTGAGGACCAAAATGATAGACGGTCACCAAAAAAGGCTCCGCCGAGCCTATTCGCAACTGCTCTTTGAAGGAACGAAGGTACTCCTCCCTCTGGGAGGGCGAATACCCTCTGGCCTGAGCATCGGCGTCGACCCAAGGCTCAACCAGAGACTCGGGGTAATGAACCACCCAGACCAGGCAATCTCTTCCCCAGTGAAAAGACGTATTTCGCTCAAGGATCCTGGTGGCCTCCTCAAGAGGAGAGCCAAAAACAGGGGAGACCGCCGCCGTTATAAGCAAAATCAAAGAGGCGAGAAAACCAGATCTGATTCCTCTCATCACGAAAACCTATTAAAGCTTGAAGTCTATGACCGCAGAGACCCCTACGCCTTGCACTCTGACAAATCTCTGAAGCGGATTGACCGAGTCCACAGGGATCAGGATTTTAACCCTGAAGCGATCTCTGAAGGAAGTCTCTATGGCGGCTACCGCCTTTACCTTAGCCACCCCATCCTGTCTAGGGCCCGCAACCTGGGCAGCGCCTATTCTGGTCCCACTTCCTAAAGAAACGATAGGGACCACCTTAGTATGGCCCTCCACTTTGGCCCCTTTATTGAAGGTGATGGTGTTTATAAAATCGTTTATAGGGCCCGCTATCTGGTCTATTACAAAACCACCTACAGCTACTCCGGCGACGTCTTTAAGGACATCGCCAAGATCTATGGCCATAGCGGGAGTTCCGGCAAAAAGCGATCCCGATAGAACCGCTACCGCCATAAAACGACCTATTTTTCTGCCTCTAGAGATCATAAACTATCCACCTCGCTTTTAGGTTTTTCGGTGTTCTGGGCCCCTATCACCTCTGTAGGCACTATAAGGCTCTGTAGCCCTTCAGGGACGGGGTAGGCCAAAGATGAGGATTGCTGACCGACCTCTAGGTGAAATATCGTTCCCTCCACAATCTCCTTAACGTCTCCTTTTATCAAAAAACCACCGGCCAGCCCTACAGGTCCCAGCAAGATAGCACCTACAATGCTTCCTCCTGCTGCGGCTATCTGGGCCTTCTCCGCCTCGGCTGCCTTGACCGCTTGCTCCCCTACCATCAGGGGGACAGGGCCAAGAGAGGGGGGTAACAATGTATCGAAGACAAAGGAAACCTCCCCTGGACGGCCGAAACTTCGGGGTTTTGTGACCTTAGAGACCGTTCCCTGGGCTATAGACCCTTTAGGGGCCACAAGGTAGGTCCCGATCACCAGATCGGTCGTAAGAGCTCCCTCGACGACATCCCCTGTCGCCACGTTGGAAGGAGAGATAGTCCTGGATAGTGCCACCCTCACCACCGTACCCTGGGCGAGGCTGACGTTTTCCCACCTAACCGGCTCGGTTACCAGAAGGCCGAGAAGCCTCTCCAGCCTCATGGCCATAGGCCCCTCGCTCATGGACTCTCCCTCGAGCTTCCGCTCCAGGGACCGCACCCTGTCGGTCACCGATCTAGAGGGCTGGGACCGCTGTTCGGTAATCCACTCAGCGATAGCCAGCTTAAAGAGCAAAGAGGGCTGGGTATCGCTGCCTTTTTCCAGAAAGTTAACCACCGCCGTCTGTCTCTCGGCGATAGTACCAGGCAGTTCCCTGCCGAAAAGGGACTTTTCCAGGTCGCTCAGCCGGGAGATAAGCCCTCCGCTTTTAACCTCGCCGTAGACCACTTTTTCCATGTCGTCGAGCCTCTGAAAAGCGGGACTCTCGTCGGAAGCCTGGGACACCCCTACAAAGACGCAAAGGGCCAGACAAAGGGCAAAAAAACCGATAGACTTATACAAGACTCTATCCCTCCTAATACAGGCTCAGAGAGCGGCCTTTATGAAACCCATAAACAGGGGGTGAGGCCTCACAGGACGGGACTTGAACTCGGGATGGAACTGGACCCCTACGTACCAGGGATGATCCTCAAGTTCCACTACCTCCACCAGGTTCAGCTCCGAATAGACACCGGCAACCTTAAGCCCTGCGCCCTCAAATCGCTCTCTGTACTCTCCGTTAAACTCATAACGGTGACGGTGACGCTCCATAACGTGATCCACCCCGTAGGCATCTCTAACCTTAGTGCCCTCGACGAGATCACATCTGTAAGCTCCTAATCTC
The uncultured Dethiosulfovibrio sp. genome window above contains:
- a CDS encoding transketolase C-terminal domain-containing protein; the protein is MADTIKDVLCRSLVDLAEEDDNMVVLKADGVSPWLSGFEKVFPDRCFNLGMAELDLVSTAAGMASAGKKPWVFSTASRLVGRAYDALRTAVALPGLPVKVVTFYGGVSAGEDGAVSQILEDLSLMRSLPGMSVWVPCDGLSCGPILKEAYKSDGPAYVRLSATDMPDVYDGQSLQAEVTGAFSLRTGDGVTLCACGIMVHEALRAASILAQQDITAEVLDCRSLSPLPERAILDSVHRTGCCVVAEEHSSRGGLGEAVASMLCKNYPVPCRFVSIEGRPGQSGSPRDLLEYYGLTYQQIVGAAVEAWTMRRR
- a CDS encoding transketolase, producing MNLDDIALSVRKDVVRMVGNARSGYVASALSVLDILVYLYEREISANPSGPDRDRLVMGKGHGCPALYAVLAHRGFFDREALWNFRRLGALLQGRPDGARTPGVDASAGSPGLALGIANGIAMAHRMDGLNGRVFCVIGDGELQEGALWESAMTSSHRKLGSVVLVVDQNGDQMAGPVSSVKAVEPLGDKFSSFGWRVSRCDGHDFNSMAQAFSSCGDGDVPSVVIAKTKRGKGISFFEDHQERDLSMSRIEAERALEELDDAGELNG
- a CDS encoding polysaccharide pyruvyl transferase family protein produces the protein MKNLGDELLLQGMIDLFASVGVERDRLAVLSGDPDHTSRTYGVRSVSRWSPKDIWELCRSSQSLVLGGGGLFQDSTSVRSVSYYSGVMALARMAGCATWVYGNSLGPLSSLAGRSMARLALKGVRSLVLRDRSSMALANRMGLKAVMCPDPVTALSMERADGDRVLVNLRPWDGRLEIEAARAIGEYLSSRSLTAVGVAMAPEDRALMEGFKQKGILDLEDIVLPDGANHPVWRSGGFSVGMRLHFNVLSSLSAIPGVAVPYDPKVRDYASSVGYGVLGDGGTIEPSGPDFSWLEDCKERSGKVFRSCWKDVIKP
- a CDS encoding DUF5693 family protein, whose product is MMVFSWKRFFALSLLLSLALSLPGLAVRWKSEVARKSSVIVVDWKQIPALASQGEVTSSVALRSLMDQGVRGMIVGEVTGQELDNGVLPLWYGPLEDLPGSLRSALSADLTGTALSFPSNFSMAERWSLFLGLRFPKGRAVVAQGHRIFVIPQTREQLALKGVLPDFAGLDMASELSLPVIYRPAPRGMEPSKTVIDTVRLICERYNNVIGLAPSGEMVAGYPDISGLVEVVKERNLFVAQVEFSRQIGDKPLQWSVWPRVLSVHSVTDEEISSRRLDRKTIVDRMVRAAVERSVSVLLFRVDPLGGGNQVLDRYGTDVKELREILAKRGIDDRWPAPMVDWGWSPTGAVALALVGLACVWAVGRRFAGTDGPVSIKLILSFVLAVVGLAVALMQFSFVSRLGGAMVAAFVVTEASLVSLDNWRKPGRAVVVGLIVALVGGLAIASFYGSPLYMMRLKTFSGVKLTLFLPLVLVLLHDMRRREYPESLGELLGRPPIWGELFLAGLLVMAAGLMVYRSGNVSSVPAWEIQMRDTLEAWLVARPRTKEAFLGYPCLVLWCAIRRKDWIPRYREVFRLGAVVGFASVVNTFCHFHTRLPITLWRVFNGWWIGITIGLLAVLLLFFLAMPLWRKLSVSVK
- a CDS encoding Maf family protein encodes the protein MRSVILASASPRRRELLSLLGWPFSVRVSSIEEVIVPSESPQDAVVRLATEKARSVHSSPEDMVIAADTVVVLDGAILGKPSSKDEAFEMVKSLAGRSHLVMTGVAVAQGNRVVSDVEITSVFFRDLDDDRIRAYVETREGMDKAGAYGIQGLGALLVSRIEGDYFNVVGLPLHRLSIMVGSFGCSLESQWGVDL
- a CDS encoding undecaprenyl-diphosphate phosphatase → MIHSVILGLLQGLTEFLPVSSSAHLALAQAFFGFSEPMLTFDIALHFATMIATMVYFREDLVNLGGQWFSGLVRPDSRKTPGWTIGWAMIAGTAITVVLALPLKPLVERLSTSVFAVGVALLTTGGILCLASSMAPRTGVVRMFNSLPMGLAQGLAVIPGISRSGSTIVAGMISGLSPHEAFRLSFLMSLPAVLGATILELKEVSSAAMPSGWLVGMVVSGVSGYFALKVLHKVVTLGRWRGFALYCVAVGLVAMFIGR